The genomic region TTGTCGGCGAGGATGCCTTCGGCCCGAGCGATCGCGTGTTCGATCAGTTTGGGAACGGTAAGGTTGCGATAGACTTGTCCGAGGTTTTTCAAGCCGAGGGCTTCGAGTCCGTAACTGGGACTGCCGTCCAGTCTAATTTTGGATTTCATGTTGGGGTGGGGCAGTTCTACCCCATCTTTGTGGGCTAGAGTGTTTTCGATCAGTTGGGCGATCGATACATCCTGATATATATTCCGGTAAAGGTCCGGTTTGTTGTCCGTACCTTGAGACTCTATGGAGGGTTTCATATTACCGCTCATTGACTTGACCTCACGCGATGACTGGGGTTTATGCTGCGAGCGAAAGGGTCGGCTTTTGGCTCGGTTGCCGATCGTCGACGGCCATTCGGGTTTTGGATCGATCGATTTCTTTGAGAGGCTTCAATCGATCGCCCCTCGAAGTTGCTGGCGATCGCGACCGACTTTGACAACTCTAAAGTTGTAAATCTCGATCGCTGGAAATGATTTAGTTTTTTGAAGAATTGACGACAAAATGCGATCGAGTCTTCTCCCAATTTCGAGCAAACTGCGATCTCGTAACTCACAAATTGACGGCGATCGCGTTGCCTTTCCGAGTCGGGCTGCAAAGTTGGCTGTCACCCTGCTTCGCTCACTTTTCCGATGGGGTTCGGTTGAGACCTATCGTACTATGAACTTTCGGAAATCAAAAATAAAAAAAACCTTACAAAATCTCCGAGATCGCTCAGTTCGTGCAGGGTAGAGTACCTTGCTCGATCGCGCGCAAACCGTTGACGGGATTGAGATCTAAACCCTTTTCTAAGAAATCTTGCAAGCCTTGTCAGACAAGGGTTAAAGCGCCGCGATCGCCTCGAATTATTCTAAGAAATCGTGACATTCGTTACACAAGTTTATGAAACGACCCACTTTTTGAATCTTTGCAACCCAACATGACTCCCCCTCGATTTCCCTCAAAAGCCAACTCGTCGATCGCCGGGGCGACCTTGGGATTTTCAAGGGATTGTTAAGCGATTCCAAAAAAACGCTAGAATCAGCAGTAATTCCAGTAGGATTTTTAACAAGAGAAAAGCAACGCGACGCTCGAAAAAAATGAGAGGTGATTTCAGCCCCCTTTAACTTTTGTCAAGCTCTTAACTCATCCTTAACTGAAGTCGAGCGAATTGAGTGTAATTTGAGAGGGATTTACCGGGGGAAATACGGGAAGTTCGCACGGGGGGAAACCCCGAATTGAGAAACCTAAACGTTGCTTTTATGGGCCGAGCGATCGCCCCGACGACGAAACGGAAATCACCTCGGGCGATCGCGTGGAAACCTTTCGGACACATTGAGACCCCATTGAGGACTGATTGAATATGCCTTCTGCTCAGGTAAATAACCGCGATCGCGCGCCGTCGGCGGGATCTAAAGCGGGATCTAAGGCGGGATCGAACGCGCACCCGAGTGGTGACAAGCGCTTCAAAGTGCTAGACATCACCATGAAGCGCAACCAACACCGTCAAGACGCCTTAATCGAAGTGCTCCACAAAGCCCAAGAAATCTTCGGCTATCTCGAAGAAGACGTCTTACTCTACGTCGCCCGCCAACTCAAACTCCCCTTGAGTAAAGTCTACGGCGTCGCCACCTTTTACCACCTCTTCTCACTCAAACCCAGTGGCGCTCACACCTGCGTGGTCTGTCTGGGAACTGCCTGTTACGTCAAAGGGGCGAGCAGCTTGCTCGAAGCCCTCAAAAACCAGGTGGGCATCGAGCCGGGAGAAACCACCGACAACGGCCAGATGTCCGTGATGACCGCACGTTGTATCGGTGCCTGCGGGCTGGCTCCCGCCGCCGTGTACGACGGTAAAGTCATGGGCAATCAAACCGCCGAATCCGTTCTCGACAACATCAAAGGTTGGCTCGACTGATGGGGGATCCCGTTTGGCGATCCCATTTTCCGATTTTCCTGCCAAAGTGCGCGTGAGGTCCGACCGCAATGGATTTAAACGAATTACTCGAAATTGCCGAAAAAGAACGCCAGCGAGCCGCGAGTGTCCGCATTCGCTGCTGTACCGCAGCCGGATGTGCTTCCTCCGGAGCCGAAGAAATTAAAGACCGCCTCGAACAAAGCATCAAAGACGCCGGATTGGATAACACCGTCGAAGTCTGTAGCGTCGGTTGCATGAAATTTTGCGGACGCGGTCCGCTCGTCGAGATCGACATTCCCGGGGTTTTGTATCAACAAGTGAGCGGGGATCAAGTCGAGGCGATCGTCGATGCCCTCAAACAAAACAAAGCCGCCGAATCCGGGGCCACTCCCCTCGATCGCGAGCACCCCTTTTTCACCCTGCAACAACCGATCGTCCTCGAAAACTCCGGCAAAATCAACCCGGAACGCATCGAAGAATATATCGCCGTCGGCGGCTATCAAAACCTCTATCACGTCATCCACGACATGAGCCCGGACGAAGTGGTAGACGAAGTGACCCGCAGTGGCTTGCGCGGTCGCGGGGGCGGCGGCTATCCCACGGGCTTGAAATGGGCTACCGTCGCCAAAATGCCCGAAGGGCAAAAATACGTCATCTGTAACGCCGACGAAGGCGATCCCGGCGCCTTTATGGACCGGTCCGTCCTCGAAAGCGACCCCCACCGGATTATCGAAGGGATGGCGATCGCCGCTTACGCGATCGGCGCCAACCACGGCTACATCTACGTCCGCGCCGAATATCCCCTCGCCATCAAACGGCTCGAAACCGCAATCAAACAAGCCAAACGCCTCGGCTTGATGGGGTCGCAAATCTTCGACTCCCCCTTCGACTTCAAAATCGATATCCGCGTCGGTGCGGGGGCCTTCGTCTGCGGCGAAGAAACCGCCCTGATGCAATCGATCGAAGGCGGACGGGGTAACCCGCGCCCGCGCCCGCCCTACCCGGCCCAATCCGGCTTGTGGCATT from Oxynema aestuarii AP17 harbors:
- the nuoF gene encoding NADH-quinone oxidoreductase subunit NuoF gives rise to the protein MDLNELLEIAEKERQRAASVRIRCCTAAGCASSGAEEIKDRLEQSIKDAGLDNTVEVCSVGCMKFCGRGPLVEIDIPGVLYQQVSGDQVEAIVDALKQNKAAESGATPLDREHPFFTLQQPIVLENSGKINPERIEEYIAVGGYQNLYHVIHDMSPDEVVDEVTRSGLRGRGGGGYPTGLKWATVAKMPEGQKYVICNADEGDPGAFMDRSVLESDPHRIIEGMAIAAYAIGANHGYIYVRAEYPLAIKRLETAIKQAKRLGLMGSQIFDSPFDFKIDIRVGAGAFVCGEETALMQSIEGGRGNPRPRPPYPAQSGLWHSPTLINNVETFANIPAIVREGADWFASIGTEKSKGTKVFALTGKIRNTGLIEVPMGIALREIVEKMGGGVPRGEVKAVQTGGPSGGCIPAHLFDTPVEYDSLIQLGTMMGSGGMIVMDTETSMVDVAQFYMEFCRGESCGKCIPCRAGTVQMYQMLTKILRGEATLIDLEQLERVCGMVKATSLCGLGQTAPNPVLSTLRYFREEYLELLKDSPKAQGVASR
- the hoxE gene encoding bidirectional hydrogenase complex protein HoxE; translation: MPSAQVNNRDRAPSAGSKAGSKAGSNAHPSGDKRFKVLDITMKRNQHRQDALIEVLHKAQEIFGYLEEDVLLYVARQLKLPLSKVYGVATFYHLFSLKPSGAHTCVVCLGTACYVKGASSLLEALKNQVGIEPGETTDNGQMSVMTARCIGACGLAPAAVYDGKVMGNQTAESVLDNIKGWLD